Part of the Cercospora beticola chromosome 5, complete sequence genome is shown below.
CAGCCCACTCAAACAATCACTGAGCACCGCTCAACACCATCATCATGGTATCTAACACTCCAGTACCAACCCTCTGTTtccgacaacaacaactAACACCCGTTCAGTCCCTCCGCATCGTCCCCTCCTCCAACAACCCCTCCCACGCCAACTTTCAACTCGGCGCCCCCTCCGCCCCAGGCGTCCACGACACCCTCCGCTCCAACCTCTCCCTCAGCACTCCCGCCCCAAAAACCACAGCCTCCGGCAGCAACCTCACCCTCCAATCCTCTCACCCTCTAGAAAACCGCCTCACAAACTGGCGCGCCCAACAAGATACTCTCAAACACGAACTCCTCCGCCGTCAATTCGGTATCGCAGAACCAGTCAAACGCCAAATGGAATTGGGGATCGTGAGAGCTGGAGAATGGAGGCCTAGAATTCTTGGAGGTGCTGGAGCGGGGATGGGTGGTAGCACTGGGAGTGGATTGCATGCGGATATTTTGATGGGGAGGGATTGTGAGTTGGATTGGGAGGATGTGTTTACTGGTGGAGAAGAGATGAGGAATGAGGTGGATTTCCATacggagatggagatgaggttTAAGATGAATTCGTGGTAGACGAGGCGGGCGCCTGCTGTGATGGACTTCCGGAATGCGGGAGAGAGAGGACTTGAAAGATGACAGTTGATGGATGCGATGGTGGACCATGTGGGACGAGTGTACTCGCCGACCGAATAGATTGGGGAGctcgagatggagatggagacgTGACATGCATGCATAGACAGACTATGATTCGCTGTACACTACCAGATTCTCAGCATGACGAGCCTTCTCGCAAGAGCAGTCATGAGGTGAGGACTGGACGTCACTACTGCATAAATACTGAAGCAATATGAAATCCAATGAAACTCTACGCAACGCTAATGTCCCCTTTCACGTATGTCGGTTTGCATTCAGAACGCAGATGGAGAAGTGTGATGGAGTGCACTATCCATTTCCCATATCACCTCGCTGGATAAGTGACATCGTACCTCGTCTGCGCTGTCCTCCACGCTCCATCTATGCTACACGGCCTCCAAGAAGCCAGAGGAAAGCAGTCCTCAGCGTGAGAGAGGAAAGCATGGTCCGGAATGCGCCCACTGATGAAAGAAGGCAATATGATTTCGTGCAAAAAGATAGACCCATCGCTCCATGCCAGATATGCTGTGACGACCGTCCGCTCCCCTTTCCCCATCCCTAACGCCCATATGTGAATGATGCTTCTGTCAAGAAATGTGCACCAGCTTTGTCCCCTTCTCTACAGCTCGAGGGGCCTCGCCTCACTTCCATGTACATTCGGTATGTCTCTTCCGACCCAGCGTCCTCATTCGCTGCGCACTCAGCTGGTCACAATGTCTCCCTGGTGCAACTCTCTAACCTTTGTACGAGCAGTTGTTCGATAGCCTCATAGTATGACACACCTGCAACCCGCACCTTGCTCTTCTGTCTCTCGTTGT
Proteins encoded:
- a CDS encoding uncharacterized protein (BUSCO:EOG092654XA), whose protein sequence is MSLRIVPSSNNPSHANFQLGAPSAPGVHDTLRSNLSLSTPAPKTTASGSNLTLQSSHPLENRLTNWRAQQDTLKHELLRRQFGIAEPVKRQMELGIVRAGEWRPRILGGAGAGMGGSTGSGLHADILMGRDCELDWEDVFTGGEEMRNEVDFHTEMEMRFKMNSW